The following proteins come from a genomic window of Streptomyces liliiviolaceus:
- a CDS encoding glycoside hydrolase 5 family protein translates to MSSAVRFGVNYTPSEGWFHHWLDFDLDSVRADLDSIAALGLDHVRVFPIWPYFQPNRSLIRPRAVEQLVALADAAAERGLDVNVDGLQGHLSSFDFLPAWTQTWHRRNLFTDPEVVEGQAEYLRTLAAALADRPNFIGMTVGNEVNQFSAGPHPDPDRAAADAVDAWLERMLAACEKGAPGKLHLHAEYDAAWYQDDMPFTPAQAARRGAVTAVHSWVFNGTAQRHGRTGVATEHHAAYLIELSKAWAGDPSRPVWLQEVGAPAPLVPAEHAAAFTEATVANALDCPDLWGVTWWCSHDVSRELVDFPELEYGLGLLSNDRRPKDSARALARAARSAREHPYTPKARTTALVVPDDPAGRSVCAPGGPVFEAFFRLTADGARPTTVLASRANDVEHLTARGITEVVTPDQVP, encoded by the coding sequence ATGTCTTCTGCTGTGCGCTTCGGCGTCAACTACACCCCTAGTGAAGGGTGGTTCCATCACTGGCTCGACTTCGATCTCGACTCCGTGCGGGCCGATCTCGACTCGATCGCCGCACTCGGGCTCGACCACGTACGGGTCTTTCCGATCTGGCCCTACTTCCAGCCGAACCGCTCGCTGATCCGCCCGCGGGCCGTGGAACAGCTCGTCGCCCTCGCGGACGCGGCGGCCGAGCGGGGCCTGGACGTCAACGTGGACGGGCTGCAGGGTCACTTGTCGAGTTTCGACTTCCTGCCGGCGTGGACGCAGACCTGGCACCGGCGGAATCTCTTCACCGACCCGGAGGTCGTCGAAGGGCAGGCCGAATATCTGCGGACCCTCGCCGCCGCCCTCGCCGACCGGCCCAACTTCATCGGCATGACCGTGGGCAACGAGGTCAACCAGTTCTCGGCGGGCCCCCACCCGGACCCCGACCGGGCGGCGGCCGATGCGGTCGACGCGTGGCTGGAGCGGATGCTCGCGGCCTGCGAGAAGGGCGCCCCCGGCAAGCTGCATCTGCACGCGGAGTACGACGCCGCCTGGTACCAGGACGACATGCCGTTCACCCCGGCGCAGGCCGCGCGGCGCGGAGCCGTCACCGCCGTGCACTCGTGGGTCTTCAACGGCACGGCCCAGCGGCACGGGCGTACCGGCGTCGCGACCGAACACCACGCCGCCTATCTGATCGAGCTGAGCAAGGCCTGGGCCGGCGATCCGTCGCGCCCGGTCTGGCTCCAGGAGGTCGGCGCACCGGCGCCGCTGGTCCCCGCCGAGCACGCCGCCGCCTTCACCGAGGCGACCGTCGCGAACGCCCTGGACTGCCCGGACCTGTGGGGCGTCACCTGGTGGTGCTCCCACGACGTGTCCCGCGAGCTCGTCGACTTCCCCGAACTCGAATACGGGCTCGGGTTGTTGAGCAATGACCGCCGGCCCAAGGACAGTGCGCGGGCGCTGGCCCGCGCCGCCCGCTCGGCCCGCGAGCACCCGTACACCCCCAAGGCCCGCACCACCGCGCTCGTCGTCCCCGACGACCCCGCCGGCCGTTCCGTCTGCGCGCCGGGCGGCCCGGTCTTCGAGGCGTTCTTCCGGCTCACCGCCGACGGCGCCCGACCGACCACCGTCCTCGCGTCCCGCGCGAACGACGTGGAGCACCTCACCGCACGAGGCATCACCGAAGTCGTCACACCCGATCAGGTTCCGTGA
- a CDS encoding carbohydrate ABC transporter permease produces MSAAEKVREVPAGSEARRRRRGRVTDENGKRVRVWELALRYALLLAVLALTVGPFLWQLSTSLKGPTEDIFSSPPKFLPGDPTLHNYDRVAQTIPVWDYALNSLKVATANVVTNCVGAALAGYALARLRYRGRKVATLVFILAMLVPVEGIIIAQFTTMRELGLNNTLIGVVLPGCIGAMNVLLMRNAFLNLPYEIEEAAFVDGANTWQRFLRIALPSVKGTLAVVAIFAFMGAWDDFLWPLIVLSDTDKFTLTIGLNYLHGTFANDERLVAAGTIIAVAPLIALFACLQRYFFRGVGEGAVKG; encoded by the coding sequence GTGAGTGCCGCCGAGAAGGTGCGTGAGGTGCCGGCGGGCTCCGAGGCGCGCCGCCGTCGTCGTGGGCGCGTCACAGATGAGAACGGGAAGCGTGTACGGGTGTGGGAACTCGCCCTGCGGTACGCGCTGTTGCTCGCCGTGCTGGCGCTGACCGTCGGGCCGTTCCTGTGGCAGCTGTCCACCTCGCTGAAGGGGCCGACCGAGGACATCTTCAGTTCGCCGCCGAAGTTCCTGCCCGGTGACCCGACCCTGCACAACTACGACCGGGTCGCCCAGACGATCCCCGTGTGGGACTACGCCCTCAACTCCCTGAAGGTCGCCACCGCCAACGTCGTCACGAACTGCGTCGGCGCGGCGCTCGCGGGCTACGCGCTGGCCCGGCTGCGCTACCGCGGCCGCAAGGTGGCCACGCTCGTGTTCATCCTCGCGATGCTCGTGCCCGTGGAGGGGATCATCATCGCCCAGTTCACGACCATGCGTGAGCTGGGTCTGAACAACACGCTCATCGGGGTCGTCCTGCCCGGATGCATCGGCGCGATGAACGTCCTGCTGATGCGCAACGCGTTCCTCAATCTGCCGTACGAGATCGAGGAGGCGGCGTTCGTCGACGGCGCGAACACGTGGCAGCGGTTCTTGCGGATCGCGTTGCCCTCGGTGAAGGGGACGCTCGCCGTTGTGGCGATCTTCGCCTTCATGGGGGCGTGGGACGACTTCCTGTGGCCGTTGATCGTGCTCAGCGATACCGACAAGTTCACGCTGACCATCGGGCTCAACTATTTGCATGGCACCTTCGCCAATGATGAGCGGCTGGTGGCCGCGGGCACGATCATCGCCGTGGCGCCGTTGATCGCGCTCTTCGCCTGTCTTCAGCGGTACTTCTTCCGTGGGGTGGGGGAGGGGGCGGTGAAGGGGTGA
- a CDS encoding carbohydrate ABC transporter permease produces MASSSGTASSRTASPGKVPTGGASVGSASPGDGGDGDGRPAGAVARVRRQLPTSPWLFAAPGLLVVGIFILYPFVSTVVNAFTDRRTLIPGEFVGLANFRELLHDEMFWIGLRNSTLYVLGVVPALVLLPLLLALLVQKNIPGIAFFRSAFYTPVVASIVVVGLIWVWLLDERGLVNSLLEAIGVGRIGFLSDQWLLLLSAMTVTVWKGLGYYMIIYLAALANVPRELHEAAAVDGAGAVRRFLTVTVPAVRSTMVLVGALSSVAAFKVFSEVYLMAGPGGGPAGEDTTLVMLVQRTGTGLTGRVGYASAISVVVFVVTVALMLLVLRADRKEDA; encoded by the coding sequence ATGGCGAGCTCCTCCGGTACGGCTTCCTCCCGTACGGCTTCGCCCGGCAAGGTCCCCACCGGCGGGGCGTCCGTCGGTAGCGCTTCTCCCGGTGACGGGGGCGACGGTGATGGACGTCCTGCCGGGGCCGTCGCCCGGGTGCGGCGGCAACTGCCCACCAGTCCCTGGCTGTTCGCCGCCCCGGGGCTGCTGGTCGTGGGCATCTTCATCCTCTACCCGTTCGTCTCGACCGTGGTCAACGCCTTCACCGACCGCCGGACCCTGATCCCCGGCGAGTTCGTGGGCCTGGCCAACTTCCGGGAACTGCTGCACGACGAGATGTTCTGGATCGGCCTGCGCAACAGCACGCTGTACGTCCTCGGGGTCGTCCCCGCGCTCGTCCTGCTGCCCCTGCTGCTCGCGCTCCTCGTCCAGAAGAACATCCCCGGCATCGCCTTCTTCCGGTCGGCCTTCTACACCCCGGTCGTCGCCTCCATCGTCGTGGTGGGTCTCATCTGGGTGTGGCTGCTCGACGAACGCGGCCTGGTGAACTCGCTGCTGGAGGCGATCGGGGTCGGCAGGATCGGCTTCCTGAGCGACCAGTGGCTGCTCCTGCTGAGCGCCATGACGGTCACGGTCTGGAAGGGCCTCGGCTACTACATGATCATTTACCTGGCCGCGCTCGCCAACGTGCCGCGCGAGCTGCACGAGGCCGCGGCCGTGGACGGCGCCGGCGCCGTCCGCCGCTTCCTCACCGTCACCGTGCCCGCCGTCCGCTCCACGATGGTGCTGGTCGGCGCGCTCTCCTCGGTCGCCGCCTTCAAGGTGTTCTCCGAGGTCTACCTGATGGCGGGGCCCGGCGGCGGTCCCGCGGGCGAGGACACCACGCTCGTGATGCTCGTCCAGCGCACCGGCACCGGCCTGACCGGCCGGGTCGGCTACGCCTCCGCCATCTCCGTCGTCGTCTTCGTCGTCACCGTCGCGCTGATGCTGCTCGTGCTGCGCGCCGACCGGAAGGAGGACGCGTGA
- a CDS encoding ABC transporter substrate-binding protein encodes MPRRALAAAVVALVLPLSACGSGGDDSGSTDASGKVEGDITFQTWNLRANFKPYFEGLVADFEKKYPGTNVKWVDQPAEGYADKISADAAGGTLPDVVNVSPDLVAPLAKAGLALDLDKAAAKYKKEYLPGAWASHEIPGTEGTYAFPWYLNTGPLFYNKSLFKEAGLDAAKPPKTYDELFDDALELADKSDGKVATLANVPTIEDFGRYGVELMNKEGTAFAFNDAKGVELLTKYKELYDAKALDPQALTATPESSGKKFLTGAVAMNPGSALDLGNFKKQAPNLYKNIGITDQITSTGKVNMYVMGVMVNAQTKQKPAAVAFAHFVTDAQNQMSFAKKVAIFPSTAGSLDDPYFTEEDGTDETRVRIAAAKSLKNAVNYTPVLFSEQMKTELRNSVAKALQGKVSPKEALDNAVKACDRLLQQQG; translated from the coding sequence ATGCCTCGCAGAGCACTCGCCGCCGCTGTCGTCGCCCTGGTCCTGCCGCTCAGCGCCTGCGGCTCCGGGGGTGACGACAGCGGTTCCACGGACGCCTCCGGCAAGGTCGAGGGCGACATCACCTTCCAGACCTGGAACCTGCGGGCCAACTTCAAGCCGTACTTCGAGGGTCTGGTCGCCGACTTCGAGAAGAAGTACCCCGGTACGAACGTGAAGTGGGTCGACCAGCCCGCCGAGGGCTACGCCGACAAGATCAGCGCCGACGCGGCCGGCGGCACCCTGCCCGACGTCGTGAACGTCTCGCCCGACCTCGTCGCCCCGCTCGCCAAGGCGGGCCTCGCGCTCGACCTCGACAAGGCCGCCGCGAAGTACAAGAAGGAGTACCTCCCGGGTGCGTGGGCCAGCCACGAGATACCGGGCACGGAGGGCACGTACGCCTTCCCGTGGTACCTGAACACCGGCCCGCTCTTCTACAACAAGTCGCTGTTCAAGGAGGCCGGCCTGGACGCCGCGAAGCCTCCGAAGACGTACGACGAACTCTTCGACGACGCGCTGGAGCTGGCCGACAAGAGCGACGGCAAGGTCGCGACCCTGGCGAACGTGCCCACCATCGAGGACTTCGGCCGGTACGGCGTCGAGCTGATGAACAAGGAGGGCACGGCCTTCGCCTTCAACGACGCCAAGGGCGTGGAACTCCTCACCAAGTACAAGGAGTTGTACGACGCCAAGGCCCTCGACCCGCAGGCGCTGACCGCCACCCCCGAGTCGTCCGGCAAGAAGTTCCTCACCGGGGCCGTCGCCATGAACCCGGGCAGCGCCCTGGACCTCGGCAACTTCAAGAAGCAGGCGCCGAACCTCTACAAGAACATCGGCATCACCGACCAGATCACCAGCACCGGCAAGGTCAACATGTATGTGATGGGCGTGATGGTGAACGCCCAGACCAAGCAGAAGCCCGCCGCCGTCGCCTTCGCGCACTTCGTCACCGACGCGCAGAACCAGATGTCGTTCGCCAAGAAGGTCGCGATCTTCCCGAGCACCGCCGGTTCGCTCGACGACCCGTACTTCACCGAGGAGGACGGCACCGATGAGACCCGGGTGCGGATCGCCGCCGCCAAGTCCCTGAAGAACGCCGTCAACTACACGCCGGTGCTGTTCAGCGAGCAGATGAAGACCGAACTGCGCAACTCCGTCGCCAAGGCGCTGCAGGGCAAGGTGAGCCCGAAGGAAGCTCTCGACAACGCTGTCAAGGCGTGTGACCGCCTGCTCCAGCAGCAGGGCTGA
- a CDS encoding LacI family DNA-binding transcriptional regulator: protein MPAKRSPARRPTMKDIAQRAGVSESAVSFALNDRPGVSEITRDRVRRVAEQLGWRPSTAARQLSGEGTATVGLVLARPADTLGVDSFFLQLISGIQEVLAERHLGLLFQVVEDVDDECAVYRRWWAEHRVDGVLVVDPRTDDARPDLLDELGLPAVVIGGAPDARHPGLSTVWADDAGAMASVVGRLYELGHRRIVHIAGLPGLAHTERRIRTLRAEADRRGLAEVCSVTTDYSDAEGAAVTRRVLEGGVLGGGAPPTALVYDNDVMAVAGVAAATELGFSVPGDVSVVAWEDSALCRMVKPWLSALSRDTVAFGRTAAAELTSLLDGGPARAVGVPVPGLIERDSTGPCGACGA, encoded by the coding sequence GTGCCAGCCAAGCGGTCTCCCGCGCGCCGGCCGACGATGAAGGACATCGCGCAGCGCGCCGGGGTCTCCGAGAGCGCGGTCTCGTTCGCGCTCAACGACCGGCCCGGGGTCTCCGAGATCACCCGTGACCGGGTGCGCCGGGTCGCCGAACAACTGGGCTGGCGGCCCAGCACGGCGGCGCGCCAGCTGTCCGGCGAGGGCACGGCGACGGTCGGGCTCGTCCTGGCGAGGCCCGCGGACACGCTCGGCGTGGACTCGTTCTTCCTGCAGCTCATCTCGGGCATCCAGGAGGTGCTGGCCGAGCGTCACCTCGGGCTGCTCTTCCAGGTGGTCGAGGACGTCGACGACGAGTGCGCGGTGTACCGGCGCTGGTGGGCCGAGCACCGCGTGGACGGTGTGCTGGTCGTCGACCCGCGGACCGACGACGCGCGCCCCGACCTGCTCGACGAACTGGGACTGCCGGCGGTGGTCATCGGCGGGGCGCCGGACGCGCGGCATCCAGGTCTCTCCACGGTCTGGGCGGACGACGCGGGCGCGATGGCGTCCGTGGTGGGACGGCTGTACGAACTCGGTCACCGGCGGATCGTGCACATCGCGGGTCTGCCCGGCCTCGCGCACACGGAGCGGCGCATCCGTACGCTGCGCGCCGAGGCGGACCGGCGAGGGCTCGCCGAGGTGTGCTCGGTGACCACGGACTACTCCGACGCGGAGGGCGCGGCGGTGACGCGCCGCGTCCTGGAGGGCGGCGTGCTGGGTGGCGGGGCGCCACCGACCGCGCTGGTCTACGACAACGACGTGATGGCCGTCGCCGGGGTCGCCGCCGCGACGGAGCTGGGCTTCTCCGTACCGGGTGACGTGTCGGTCGTGGCCTGGGAGGACTCGGCACTGTGCCGCATGGTCAAGCCGTGGCTGTCGGCGCTGTCCCGCGACACGGTGGCGTTCGGCCGGACCGCTGCCGCGGAGTTGACGTCGTTGCTGGACGGGGGGCCTGCGCGGGCTGTGGGGGTGCCGGTGCCGGGGTTGATCGAACGCGACAGTACGGGGCCCTGCGGGGCCTGCGGCGCTTGA
- a CDS encoding alpha-L-fucosidase — MAVSRRLFVTAAAALVASSGTSLALAPTASAAPAPPNEPWYRIPVGPDDSPDELVCKASQVRPTERQIAWQALERTAFLHFGVNTFTGLEWGTGDEDPDVFQPVGLDTDQWARALRDGGFKLAILTVKHHDGFVLYPSRYTDHSVASSSWQDGRGDVLRSFADSMRRHGLKVGVYISPADENQYLHGVYANGSARSERTIPTPVPGDDRPDGPTFTLPATDYGAHMLDQLYEVLTEYGPVDEVWFDGAQGRIPPDKVETYDWDSWYTLIRTLAPDAAVAVSGPDVRWVGNEGGLARENEWSVVPVQEKANGRMDFALSYDAPDMGGRDALVAAQPVADHLQWWPAEADVSIRDGWFYHADQQPKSVQQLTDIYFGSVGRNAVLLLNIPPDDEGRLPAADVARLREFRERIDRELPEDLAHGARTTRSPGTITVDLGRSREIDRIRLAEDTRHGQQVESFVIEAHTDGAWKHVTEAGTIGASRILLLPTPISASRWRLRVTASRRTPHLARFELHRSHL; from the coding sequence ATGGCAGTCTCCAGACGTCTCTTCGTGACGGCCGCCGCGGCACTCGTGGCGTCCAGCGGTACGTCCCTGGCCCTCGCGCCCACCGCCTCCGCGGCCCCCGCCCCGCCTAACGAGCCGTGGTACCGGATCCCCGTCGGCCCCGACGACTCCCCGGACGAGCTGGTCTGCAAGGCGTCCCAAGTCCGGCCCACGGAACGGCAGATCGCCTGGCAGGCCCTCGAACGCACCGCCTTCCTCCACTTCGGGGTGAACACCTTCACCGGTCTCGAATGGGGCACCGGGGACGAGGATCCCGACGTCTTCCAGCCGGTCGGCCTCGACACCGACCAGTGGGCCCGCGCCCTGCGCGACGGCGGCTTCAAGCTGGCCATCCTCACCGTCAAGCACCACGACGGGTTCGTGCTCTACCCGTCCCGGTACACCGACCACTCGGTGGCATCCAGTAGTTGGCAGGACGGGCGAGGGGATGTCCTGCGGTCGTTCGCCGACTCCATGCGGCGTCATGGGCTCAAGGTCGGCGTCTACATCTCACCGGCCGACGAGAACCAGTACCTCCACGGCGTGTACGCCAACGGCAGCGCCCGCTCCGAGCGCACCATCCCCACTCCGGTCCCCGGGGACGACCGCCCGGACGGGCCGACCTTCACTCTCCCGGCCACCGACTACGGCGCCCACATGCTCGACCAGCTCTACGAGGTCCTCACCGAGTACGGGCCGGTCGACGAGGTCTGGTTCGACGGCGCCCAGGGCCGTATCCCGCCGGACAAGGTCGAGACGTACGACTGGGACAGCTGGTACACACTCATCCGGACCCTCGCGCCGGACGCCGCGGTCGCCGTCTCCGGACCCGATGTGCGCTGGGTCGGCAACGAGGGCGGGCTGGCCCGCGAGAACGAGTGGAGCGTCGTACCCGTCCAGGAGAAGGCCAACGGACGCATGGACTTCGCGCTCTCGTACGACGCGCCGGACATGGGCGGCCGGGACGCCCTGGTCGCGGCCCAGCCCGTGGCCGACCACCTCCAGTGGTGGCCGGCCGAGGCCGATGTGTCGATCCGGGACGGCTGGTTCTACCACGCCGACCAACAGCCCAAGTCGGTGCAGCAGTTGACTGACATCTACTTCGGCTCGGTGGGCCGCAACGCGGTCCTGCTGCTCAACATCCCGCCGGACGACGAGGGCCGACTTCCGGCAGCGGACGTCGCCCGCCTGCGGGAGTTCCGCGAGCGCATCGACAGGGAACTGCCGGAGGATCTGGCACACGGGGCGCGCACCACCCGCTCCCCGGGCACGATCACGGTGGACCTGGGCCGCTCCCGCGAGATCGACCGCATCCGCCTCGCGGAGGACACCCGCCACGGCCAGCAGGTGGAGTCGTTCGTGATCGAGGCCCACACCGACGGAGCCTGGAAGCACGTGACAGAGGCAGGCACGATCGGTGCCAGCCGCATCCTGCTCCTACCGACCCCGATCAGCGCCAGCCGCTGGAGGCTACGGGTGACAGCTTCCCGTCGCACCCCTCACCTGGCCAGGTTCGAACTGCACCGCTCCCACCTCTGA
- a CDS encoding family 20 glycosylhydrolase, protein MAPVADPVAPVTVPALTDWTPGEGYYAYEGGGGVRGDRGTRLVAGGEVERRVADTLADDLRAAGRGTVPVVGGGARTGDIVVDVVPGKAVLGDEGYELRVGKRLSVTAATETGAFYGTRTVLQLLAQGDRLPAGRTVDVPRYEERGVGVCACYVHITTEWLENLVRDMAYHKLNQLLLELKVKSDAHPEANTWGYYTKDEIRRLVALGEKYHVSIVPEINSPGHMDPWIENRPDLQLTDSDGNKQPSRLDITRPEAFAYYTSLMDEYAQVFTADSWHMGADEYMLGSDFAKYPQVLEYARAKYGADATPQDAFIDFVNRVHSYAADKGKELRIWNDGLTGANTVPVTAGTTVEHWLNVATKPSQLRSQGYPLMNAAYALYLVRGGFHSDTKGLYDQSWDPRSFEGEKLASREGITGAKISLWPDNGRGETENEVAEDTDPALRHLAQATWGSPRPDATYAEFTARAEAVGHAPGWRDLTRVPVANGTYTFRSGAESVTAEVERTPDGYVTLRTANGCLEVRGGKLTLNVPLQPGVEVSQQTCDDANTVQRWQLVPVGRGYRLVNAITQMAVHVGDDGRLVQYPPDRRGAAVWQVTAD, encoded by the coding sequence ATGGCTCCGGTGGCCGATCCCGTGGCCCCTGTCACCGTTCCCGCCCTGACCGACTGGACGCCGGGGGAGGGGTATTACGCGTATGAGGGGGGTGGTGGTGTTCGTGGTGATCGCGGAACGCGTCTTGTCGCCGGTGGGGAGGTGGAGCGTCGCGTCGCGGACACCCTTGCCGATGATCTGCGTGCGGCCGGGCGCGGGACCGTTCCGGTCGTGGGTGGGGGAGCGCGTACGGGTGACATCGTTGTCGATGTCGTGCCCGGCAAGGCCGTGTTGGGGGACGAGGGGTACGAACTCCGCGTGGGCAAACGGCTGTCGGTGACCGCCGCCACTGAGACAGGTGCCTTCTACGGGACTCGGACCGTTCTTCAACTGCTCGCGCAGGGAGACCGGTTGCCCGCCGGACGCACCGTCGACGTGCCCCGGTACGAGGAGCGGGGTGTCGGCGTCTGCGCCTGTTACGTCCACATCACCACCGAGTGGCTGGAGAACCTCGTACGCGACATGGCGTACCACAAGCTCAACCAGCTGCTGCTCGAACTGAAGGTGAAGAGCGACGCGCACCCCGAGGCCAACACCTGGGGCTACTACACCAAGGACGAGATACGCCGGCTCGTCGCCCTCGGCGAGAAGTACCACGTCAGTATCGTTCCGGAGATCAACTCCCCGGGGCACATGGACCCCTGGATCGAGAACCGGCCCGATCTCCAGCTCACCGACTCCGACGGCAACAAGCAGCCCTCCCGGCTCGACATCACGCGCCCCGAGGCCTTCGCCTACTACACGAGCCTGATGGACGAGTACGCGCAGGTGTTCACGGCCGACTCCTGGCACATGGGCGCCGACGAGTACATGCTCGGCTCCGACTTCGCCAAGTACCCGCAGGTCCTGGAGTACGCCCGGGCCAAGTACGGCGCGGACGCCACCCCGCAGGACGCCTTCATCGACTTCGTCAACCGGGTCCACTCCTACGCGGCGGACAAGGGGAAGGAACTGCGGATCTGGAACGACGGTCTCACCGGCGCCAACACCGTGCCCGTCACGGCCGGTACGACGGTCGAGCACTGGCTGAACGTGGCGACGAAGCCCAGCCAACTGCGTTCTCAGGGCTACCCGTTGATGAACGCGGCGTACGCCCTTTATCTCGTGCGGGGCGGATTCCACTCGGACACCAAGGGGCTGTACGACCAGAGTTGGGATCCGCGCAGCTTCGAGGGCGAGAAGCTCGCCTCCCGCGAGGGGATCACCGGCGCGAAGATCAGCCTCTGGCCCGACAACGGCCGTGGCGAGACCGAGAACGAGGTCGCGGAGGACACCGATCCGGCTCTGCGCCATCTTGCCCAGGCCACCTGGGGCTCGCCCCGTCCGGACGCCACGTACGCCGAATTCACCGCTCGCGCCGAGGCCGTGGGTCACGCGCCCGGTTGGCGCGACCTCACCCGTGTACCGGTCGCGAACGGCACGTACACCTTCCGCTCGGGGGCCGAGAGCGTCACGGCCGAGGTCGAGCGCACCCCGGACGGCTACGTGACCCTGCGCACTGCGAACGGCTGCCTGGAGGTGCGCGGCGGCAAGCTCACGCTCAACGTGCCGCTGCAGCCGGGAGTCGAGGTGTCCCAGCAGACGTGCGACGACGCGAACACCGTGCAGCGCTGGCAGTTGGTGCCGGTGGGACGTGGTTACCGGCTCGTCAACGCGATCACGCAGATGGCTGTGCATGTCGGCGACGACGGACGGCTCGTCCAGTATCCGCCTGACCGGCGGGGCGCAGCCGTATGGCAGGTGACGGCCGACTGA
- a CDS encoding amidase has protein sequence MTSWIGRTAAEIAAAVREKRVTPREVVAEHLARIELLDARVGAFRHVRAAAALTEADEVAARADLADLPLAGVPVAVKDNLAVRGESTRNGSAASPATPAAEDHVTVARLRAAGAVVVGVTNVPELCVFGTTEGVYGTARNPWDTTRTAGGSSGGSAAAVAAGMVPLALGNDGMGSLRIPAANCGLIGLKPGHGTIPAGIGHSDWFGMSENGPLATTVEDAGLMFSVLAAADSVRAEEAAPLSVAVSVRSPLAGVAVTRPYAAGAREAARLLAGAGHRVRRADPPYPVWLSTTSLAHWTAGTAVDAEGLDPRRLAPRTRVHAGLGRRFVDSVRTGVRRQQLRERLGPFFAEHDVLLTPALARRGPAAADWHKRGWVRNVLVNTAYSPLTPPWNLTGWPAMVVPFGVLPSGLPGAVQLVGRPVSEGVLLRVAGELEGLRPWTRVAPLGVGVGG, from the coding sequence GTGACCAGCTGGATCGGCCGGACCGCCGCCGAGATCGCCGCCGCCGTCCGCGAGAAGAGGGTCACGCCGCGCGAGGTGGTGGCCGAGCACCTCGCGCGGATCGAGCTGCTCGACGCGCGCGTGGGCGCCTTCCGCCACGTACGCGCGGCGGCCGCGCTCACCGAGGCGGACGAGGTGGCGGCCCGGGCGGACCTGGCCGACCTCCCCCTGGCGGGCGTACCGGTGGCGGTCAAGGACAACCTGGCCGTACGCGGCGAGTCCACCCGCAACGGCAGCGCGGCGAGCCCGGCCACCCCGGCGGCGGAGGACCACGTCACGGTGGCCAGGCTGCGGGCGGCGGGGGCCGTCGTGGTGGGCGTGACGAACGTGCCCGAACTGTGCGTCTTCGGCACCACGGAGGGCGTGTACGGCACGGCCCGCAACCCGTGGGACACCACACGCACGGCGGGCGGCTCCTCCGGGGGCAGCGCGGCGGCGGTCGCCGCGGGGATGGTCCCCCTGGCGCTCGGCAACGACGGCATGGGGTCGCTGCGGATACCCGCCGCCAACTGCGGCCTGATAGGCCTGAAGCCTGGCCACGGCACGATCCCGGCGGGCATCGGCCACAGCGACTGGTTCGGCATGTCGGAGAACGGGCCGCTGGCGACGACGGTCGAGGACGCCGGCCTGATGTTCTCGGTACTGGCCGCAGCGGACTCCGTACGCGCCGAGGAGGCAGCCCCTCTCTCCGTCGCGGTCTCCGTCCGCAGCCCTCTCGCGGGCGTCGCCGTCACCCGGCCCTACGCGGCCGGAGCGCGTGAGGCGGCCCGGTTGCTCGCCGGGGCGGGGCATCGGGTGCGGCGCGCGGATCCGCCGTATCCGGTGTGGCTGAGTACGACCTCGCTGGCGCACTGGACGGCCGGGACGGCGGTGGACGCGGAGGGGCTCGATCCACGGCGGCTGGCGCCGCGGACGCGGGTGCACGCGGGGCTGGGGCGCCGGTTCGTGGACTCGGTACGGACCGGGGTGCGCCGGCAGCAGCTGCGGGAGCGGCTCGGGCCGTTCTTCGCGGAGCACGACGTGCTGCTCACGCCCGCGCTGGCGCGGCGGGGGCCTGCGGCGGCCGACTGGCACAAGCGGGGGTGGGTGCGGAACGTTCTGGTCAACACCGCGTACTCACCCTTGACTCCACCGTGGAATCTGACGGGGTGGCCGGCGATGGTGGTGCCGTTCGGGGTGTTGCCGTCGGGTCTGCCGGGTGCTGTCCAGCTGGTGGGGCGGCCGGTGAGCGAGGGGGTTCTCCTGCGGGTGGCCGGGGAGCTGGAGGGGTTGCGCCCCTGGACGCGGGTGGCTCCGCTGGGGGTGGGGGTCGGGGGGTAG
- a CDS encoding GNAT family N-acetyltransferase, whose amino-acid sequence MLIRDAVADDWARIWPFWHRIVAAGETYAWDPDTSEVDARALWMAPGKRVFVAEDEVAGVVLGSAYVTPNYGGPAADVANAGFMVDPDQTGRGVGRALAEHVLRTAEADGYRAMVFNAVVETNPAVKLWTSLGFEIVGTIPTAFTHPTKGKVGLHVMHRLL is encoded by the coding sequence ATGCTGATCAGAGACGCCGTGGCCGACGACTGGGCGCGGATCTGGCCCTTCTGGCACCGCATCGTGGCCGCCGGGGAGACCTACGCCTGGGATCCGGACACCTCCGAGGTGGATGCCCGGGCGCTGTGGATGGCGCCGGGCAAGCGGGTGTTCGTCGCCGAGGACGAGGTTGCGGGCGTCGTCCTGGGCTCCGCCTACGTCACGCCCAACTACGGCGGGCCCGCGGCCGATGTCGCCAACGCCGGTTTCATGGTCGACCCGGACCAGACGGGTCGGGGCGTCGGCCGGGCCCTGGCGGAGCACGTGCTACGAACGGCCGAGGCCGACGGCTACCGGGCGATGGTCTTCAACGCCGTCGTGGAGACCAACCCCGCCGTGAAACTGTGGACCTCGTTGGGCTTCGAGATCGTAGGCACGATCCCGACCGCTTTCACCCACCCGACGAAAGGAAAAGTCGGCCTGCACGTCATGCACCGACTGCTCTGA